ATTGGAGGCAGAAGTAACGCGCCTCCCGTAACAGCAGCAGCTTCTTTCAACATGGCAACTCCGTTGATTCGGTAAGAGAATCTTCTCTATGAATATTTTCTTCAATATAATTACCTATACACTTCTTTGCAGCATTCCCGATAACAAATGTCTGCCTGCCAACCGACTCATGCAATCCGCGAAACCTCATGAAAATGATCGACCTCGAATCATACCGCAGCATCGTCTTCTTCACCGGAGCTGGAATGTCGGCGGAGAGCGGCGTATCGACCTATCGGGGCAAGGGGGGATTCTGGAGCCGGTACGATTACGAGGAGTACGCCTGCCAGGAGGCGTTCGGGCGCGATCCCGAAAAGGTGCTGCGCTTCCATGAACTCCGCCGCAGAACGGTTCTCGACTGCCATCCGCACGAGGGACACCGCCTCATCGCCTCTTTGCCGAAGGCCCGCGTGATCACGCAAAACATCGACGGAATGCACCAGCGAGCCGGGTCGCGCGACGTCGTCGAGCTGCACGGCAGCCTCTGGCGCTTGCGATGCGAGCGGTGCGGAGCGCGCAAGGAGGATTTCGGGCGAAACTACGAAACGCTGCGATGCGATTGCGGTAACTGGCTCCGGCCCGCCATCGTCTGGTTTGGCGACCTGCTCGACGAGGCGGTCATGCGCGAAGCCTCGGATATAATCGCCACGTGCGACCTCTTCGTCAGCATCGGCACATCCGGCACCGTCTGGCCCGCGGCGGGCTTCCCCGCCCTCGCCCGAAAAGCCGGAGCGTTCTGCGTCGAAATCAACCCGGAGCCGTCAGGGGCGATCCCTTACGACCTGGTGATCAGCGAACCGGCAAGCAGGGCGCTTCCGAAGCTGTTCGCCACGAAATGAGAGAGCGCCGCCTTCGATCCGGCATTCCGGTAATCGACGGCGGCGCCCTGAAAGGCAGGATGGCTGTAACTATCAGAAAGTGAACAGCTTGATGCCATCCTCAGCCATGGCTGCGGCGACGGCTGGCGGCTGGGCAACCGTGACTCCGTCAATGAGAGCAGATGGCTGCTTGCCGGTGTTCGGCAGGTAAATCGGACAAACCTCGACCTTCACCCCCTTTGCAATCAGCCCTTTAAGCAGCATCTGGGGAGACTTGTCGAGCGGCTTGAAAAGCTTCTCCTTGCTGCCTTTCAGCACAAGCTCGCCAGCCTTGCCGCAAACCAGCACGCGGACGGAACGCCCCTGGGTGAGCGTCTGGGTCGAAAGCACCATCGCCATCATCTGCGTCATGGGGTCATCGGAGGTGACCACCACGAACAATCCTTTGGCGGCTGGCTGGACGGCTGCGGCCTGAGGTTCCGGGGAAGCGGCATCGAGCGTCGCGCCAAACGAAAAGATGGCGGTCAGCGCAAATGCAAGAATGGTGAACGATTTTCTGAACAGTGACATAATTTGCTCTCCTTTTCATGTTTAAGTGAATTAACGGTCTTAATATACAACAAAAACATCAGCTCCCGAGCAAGCTCGTCATGACGAGGCCATTGTTTCAATAACGTGACGCCCCGGCAAAACGCTGGGCCAACAGATGCGCCTCTTCTTTGGAACACCGCTCCCGACCGCAAATATCCCGTTTCATAACCGAAAAAGGCCGTTGTATATTTTTCACTGACGCTCACGCCCGCCATCCGGCGACAACTCTTTATGCCGAAACAAGAAATGACGCCCCGTACATGACTCCGAAAAAGAACCTGCGGCAGCAACTGCACCATATCATTTTCGATTACGACACGATCCCGGCCAAAGCCTTCGATCTCGTGCTGATCGCGGCGATACTGCTGAGCGTCATGGTGGTGATGCTCGACAGCGTCGCTGCGATTCACGGGGCATACGGACAGGCGCTCTATGGCGTGGAATGGTTTTTTACGGTTCTTTTTACGCTGGAATACATCATGAGACTCTATGCGTCAGAATCGAGAAAACATTACTTCTTCAGCTTTTACGGCATCATCGACCTGCTTGCCATCATGCCCACCTGGTTCAGCATCTTTGTTCCCGGAACCCAGTATTTGCTCGTCATCCGCTTCTTCCGGGTGCTGCGGATTTTCCGGCTGCTCAAGCTGGTCAAGTTCGTCAAGGAGGCTGAATTCGTCAAGGCCTCGATCATCGCTTCAGGTCGCAAGATCGTCTTTTTCCTCTTCTTCGTGCTCGTCACGGTCAGCATCATCGGCTCGCTCATGTACCTCATCGAGGGCGAAAAGAACGGATTCACCAGCATTCCGAAGGGAGTCTATTGGGCGATCGTCACCATCACCACGGTCGGCTACGGCGACATCTACCCGCAGACCGTCCTTGGCCGCACCCTTGCCGCCCTCCTGATGATCGTCGGTTACAGCGTCATCGCCGTGCCGACAGGCATCGTCAGCGCCGAAATGGCCGCCATGCACGAAAAGCTTGAGGCCGGACGCAACCACGGCGAATCGTGCTGCCAGCGCAACGCCCGCGACCCCGAAGCCCGCTTCTGCAAAATCTGCGGACGGGCGCTGGAGTGAGGCAGACGCCCGTCCGGTCAGAAGCGCGTAACGTCCTTTATTCCCGAGAGTTCCGGTCGCTGAACATCACACCCGCCTTCGCCTCTTTCCAAAGGTCGCCGTACTTGAGCTTTTCGGCGTCGGAGAAACGGATGGCTCCAGCGAGATACCACGACGCCGGGTGCTTCTCCGGGTCGTCGCCTTCGCTCTGGCCCATCGGTTTCAGGGCGGCGACCTTGCCGTCCTCGCCGCGAATCACCCTCCAGTGGCCCATGACGTAGTGCTCCGCGCTGGCGGCCACCACGTCGAGCACCTCCTCGATCTCGCCGAGATCGCTGTCGCCCCGCAGCGCCAGGCCGCCATAGGCGTAGGCTATCGCGCGGTGCTCGTCGAGCACGAAGCGCAGAAATTTGTTCCGCGCCATCGGTTGCAAGGTCAGTCCGTCAGTCAGGTAGATGAACTGGCAGCCATCGGCGGCAATCCCCGAAATCGAGCGCGGCAAAACCCCATCCTCCTCGGCGAGGCTGAAGTACCACTCCGAATACTCCTCGTACAGCTCGCGGAGCAGCTCCATTGAATCGGCAGTTTGCATGACTCACCCCTTTTTGACGAATTCCGATTTGAGTTGCATCGCGCCGAAGCCATCGATCTTGCAATCGATGTCGTGATCGCCCTCGACGAGACGGATATTTTTCACCTTCGTGCCGCCCTTGAGCACCGACGACGCGCCGCGAACCTTGAGATCCTTGATGACCGTCACGGTGTCGCCATCCTGAAGGATGTTGCCATTGGCATCCTTCCAGACACGAGGCTGGTCGAGCTCGCCCGCTTCGGAACGGCTCCATTCGTGGGCGCACTCCGGGCAAACGAACAGCGTTCCGTTTTCATAGGTATATTCGCAGTTGCATTCCGGACAGTTCGGCAGATCGCTCATGGCAGTATTCGTTCTGAAATTGAGACAAGAAAAAAAATTGTGGCGACAGTATAACGATTTCCCGCCAGCATCCATGACGCGGAGCGCGGCAAA
This genomic window from Chlorobaculum limnaeum contains:
- a CDS encoding DsrE family protein; amino-acid sequence: MSLFRKSFTILAFALTAIFSFGATLDAASPEPQAAAVQPAAKGLFVVVTSDDPMTQMMAMVLSTQTLTQGRSVRVLVCGKAGELVLKGSKEKLFKPLDKSPQMLLKGLIAKGVKVEVCPIYLPNTGKQPSALIDGVTVAQPPAVAAAMAEDGIKLFTF
- a CDS encoding ion transporter is translated as MTPKKNLRQQLHHIIFDYDTIPAKAFDLVLIAAILLSVMVVMLDSVAAIHGAYGQALYGVEWFFTVLFTLEYIMRLYASESRKHYFFSFYGIIDLLAIMPTWFSIFVPGTQYLLVIRFFRVLRIFRLLKLVKFVKEAEFVKASIIASGRKIVFFLFFVLVTVSIIGSLMYLIEGEKNGFTSIPKGVYWAIVTITTVGYGDIYPQTVLGRTLAALLMIVGYSVIAVPTGIVSAEMAAMHEKLEAGRNHGESCCQRNARDPEARFCKICGRALE
- a CDS encoding zinc ribbon domain-containing protein YjdM; its protein translation is MSDLPNCPECNCEYTYENGTLFVCPECAHEWSRSEAGELDQPRVWKDANGNILQDGDTVTVIKDLKVRGASSVLKGGTKVKNIRLVEGDHDIDCKIDGFGAMQLKSEFVKKG
- a CDS encoding SIR2 family NAD-dependent protein deacylase, translating into MKMIDLESYRSIVFFTGAGMSAESGVSTYRGKGGFWSRYDYEEYACQEAFGRDPEKVLRFHELRRRTVLDCHPHEGHRLIASLPKARVITQNIDGMHQRAGSRDVVELHGSLWRLRCERCGARKEDFGRNYETLRCDCGNWLRPAIVWFGDLLDEAVMREASDIIATCDLFVSIGTSGTVWPAAGFPALARKAGAFCVEINPEPSGAIPYDLVISEPASRALPKLFATK